A DNA window from bacterium contains the following coding sequences:
- the infA gene encoding translation initiation factor IF-1: protein MAKEDSIEVEGKVLEPLPNAMFKVELANGHKVLAHISGKMRMHFIKILPGDKVKVELSPYDLTRGRITFREK from the coding sequence ATGGCAAAAGAAGATTCCATTGAAGTGGAAGGAAAAGTTTTAGAACCTCTGCCTAATGCTATGTTTAAAGTGGAGCTAGCAAACGGGCATAAGGTTTTAGCGCATATTTCGGGTAAGATGCGGATGCATTTCATCAAAATTTTACCCGGCGATAAAGTGAAGGTTGAGTTGTCCCCCTACGATTTAACTCGGGGACGCATCACCTTTAGAGAAAAATAA
- the rplX gene encoding 50S ribosomal protein L24, giving the protein MGYAIKKGDLVKVIAGKDKGKTGKIIRILPEKDRALVEKINMIKRHTRPNQKNPQGGIVEKEASIHISNLMYFDEKKNRTVRVGAKVDSKGNKVRAFKKAGEVKAE; this is encoded by the coding sequence ATGGGATATGCAATTAAAAAAGGCGACTTGGTAAAAGTGATCGCCGGAAAAGATAAAGGTAAAACGGGGAAAATTATTCGTATTTTACCCGAAAAAGATCGTGCGTTGGTGGAAAAAATCAACATGATTAAGCGCCATACACGCCCTAATCAAAAAAATCCCCAAGGTGGCATTGTGGAAAAGGAAGCTTCTATCCATATTTCCAATCTCATGTATTTTGACGAAAAGAAAAATCGTACGGTACGTGTGGGTGCTAAAGTTGATTCTAAAGGAAATAAAGTACGTGCTTTTAAAAAAGCCGGTGAAGTTAAGGCTGAATAA
- the rpsH gene encoding 30S ribosomal protein S8, translating to MTDPIADLLTRIRNGIKARKEYVMVPASKVKEQIVKILKEEGFVSQYVMEEKAPQSEMKVFLKYDMNRDSAIRRIKRVSRPGRRVYHGYREIKPFLKGIGLRILSTPQGMITDKKARANKVGGEVICEVN from the coding sequence ATGACAGATCCAATTGCAGATTTATTAACAAGAATCAGAAACGGCATCAAAGCCCGTAAGGAATACGTGATGGTGCCGGCTTCTAAAGTTAAAGAACAGATCGTAAAGATCTTAAAAGAGGAGGGCTTTGTATCGCAGTATGTGATGGAAGAAAAAGCGCCTCAGTCGGAGATGAAAGTATTTTTAAAGTACGACATGAACCGCGATTCGGCTATTCGTCGCATTAAACGCGTGTCGCGTCCTGGTCGTCGTGTTTATCACGGCTATCGTGAAATTAAGCCGTTCTTAAAAGGCATTGGCTTACGCATTTTATCAACACCCCAAGGGATGATTACCGATAAAAAAGCCCGCGCTAATAAAGTTGGTGGTGAAGTGATTTGTGAGGTGAATTAA
- a CDS encoding DNA-directed RNA polymerase subunit alpha yields the protein MSSLNYKNWRSLIKPKFLEIENESHTGTYAKFTARPLERGFGITIGNSIRRILLSSLQGAAIVSVKIEGVVHEFSTVPGIKEDVTNIILNLKELKLKLVEGDKATITLNATGAGVVTAGQIDTGGRVEILNPDHPIATLGEDANLTMEMQVKMGKGYVLAETNKDQGAPIGTIFIDSNFSPIERVNYSVTDARVGQATDYDRLTLEVWTNGAVLPEDAVAFSAKILKEQLQVFINFEEGLEPVEVEIKEDEQNKINEHLNRRVDELELSVRSANCLQNAEIKYIGELVQKTEMEMLKTKNFGRKSLNEIKEILTEMGLGLGMKIDGWKLPTDEVPAVKTEEMI from the coding sequence ATGTCTAGCCTTAACTATAAAAACTGGCGCAGTCTTATTAAACCCAAGTTCTTGGAAATTGAAAATGAGAGTCATACCGGAACTTATGCCAAGTTTACGGCCCGCCCTTTAGAACGTGGCTTTGGTATTACCATTGGTAATTCCATTCGTCGCATTTTGTTGTCGTCCCTTCAGGGTGCTGCCATTGTATCGGTTAAAATTGAAGGTGTGGTGCACGAGTTTTCAACTGTACCTGGTATTAAAGAAGATGTTACCAACATCATCCTTAACTTAAAGGAATTAAAGTTAAAACTGGTAGAAGGTGACAAAGCCACCATTACCTTAAACGCCACAGGCGCAGGTGTTGTCACTGCCGGACAAATTGATACCGGTGGTCGTGTTGAAATTTTAAATCCCGATCATCCTATTGCTACTTTGGGCGAAGATGCCAATCTTACCATGGAAATGCAGGTAAAAATGGGCAAGGGCTATGTTTTAGCCGAAACCAATAAAGATCAGGGTGCTCCCATTGGAACCATTTTTATTGATTCAAACTTTTCTCCCATTGAACGTGTAAATTATTCTGTAACCGATGCTCGTGTGGGTCAGGCTACCGATTACGACCGTTTAACCTTAGAAGTTTGGACCAACGGTGCTGTTTTACCCGAAGATGCAGTTGCTTTTTCGGCTAAAATTTTAAAAGAACAGCTTCAGGTATTTATTAACTTTGAAGAAGGTTTAGAACCCGTTGAAGTAGAAATTAAAGAAGACGAACAAAACAAGATTAACGAGCATTTAAACCGCCGTGTAGACGAATTGGAATTGTCTGTACGTTCTGCTAATTGCCTCCAAAATGCCGAAATTAAATATATAGGCGAATTGGTGCAAAAAACCGAAATGGAAATGCTTAAAACCAAAAACTTTGGCCGTAAGTCCTTAAATGAAATCAAGGAAATCTTGACCGAAATGGGCTTGGGCTTGGGTATGAAAATTGACGGATGGAAACTTCCTACCGACGAAGTTCCCGCTGTTAAGACAGAAGAAATGATTTAA
- the rpsD gene encoding 30S ribosomal protein S4 — MARYSDSVCRLCRREGLKLFLKGDRCYTEKCAIERREYGPGQHAQNRRTKRSEFGVQLREKQKVKTLYGVLERQFRRIFERAERMKGVTGDNLLQLLEARMDNLIYRMGFANSRSEARLLIGQNHFLVNGKKVNIPSITLKAGDVIGVKDKSRKVTRILGALEASDRRGVPEWLLVNKEKFEGTVKALPDRAQITMPINENLIIEHYSK, encoded by the coding sequence ATGGCTCGTTATAGTGATTCAGTATGCCGCTTATGTCGGCGCGAAGGTTTGAAGTTATTTTTAAAAGGCGATCGTTGCTACACTGAAAAGTGTGCTATCGAGCGTCGTGAATACGGTCCGGGTCAACATGCCCAAAACCGTCGCACCAAACGTTCGGAGTTTGGTGTTCAATTGCGTGAAAAGCAGAAGGTAAAAACTCTGTACGGCGTTCTTGAACGTCAGTTTCGTCGCATTTTTGAACGTGCCGAACGGATGAAGGGTGTAACCGGTGACAACTTGCTTCAGCTTTTGGAAGCCCGCATGGATAATCTTATTTATCGTATGGGTTTTGCCAACTCGCGTTCCGAAGCCCGTTTGCTTATTGGTCAAAATCATTTTTTGGTTAACGGTAAAAAGGTGAATATCCCATCTATTACCTTAAAAGCAGGTGATGTGATTGGCGTGAAGGACAAAAGCCGCAAAGTAACCCGTATTTTGGGTGCTTTGGAAGCGTCCGATCGTCGTGGGGTACCTGAATGGTTGCTTGTTAACAAAGAAAAATTTGAAGGAACTGTAAAGGCTTTGCCTGACAGAGCCCAAATTACCATGCCCATTAATGAAAATCTCATTATTGAGCATTATTCGAAATAA
- the rplO gene encoding 50S ribosomal protein L15 has product MLLNNLRPPKGAVKNRTRLGRGESSGLGKTSGKGHKGQKARAGGYHKTGFEGGQMPLQRRMPKRGFHNFTREDYTVINVGQLAKLSANAEVDGAFLKANGIVKNLRSGGVRVLGNGDLGVALTIKATHFSASAKEKIEKAGGKAVVID; this is encoded by the coding sequence ATGTTACTCAATAATTTAAGACCTCCTAAAGGCGCTGTTAAAAACCGTACTCGTTTGGGTCGCGGTGAATCGTCGGGTTTAGGTAAAACTTCTGGTAAAGGACACAAGGGGCAAAAGGCCCGTGCCGGTGGTTATCATAAAACCGGTTTTGAAGGCGGACAGATGCCTTTGCAACGCCGTATGCCTAAAAGAGGTTTCCATAACTTTACTCGCGAAGACTATACAGTCATTAACGTGGGACAATTGGCAAAACTTTCTGCCAATGCCGAAGTAGATGGTGCTTTTTTAAAGGCTAACGGTATTGTTAAAAATTTAAGAAGTGGCGGCGTGCGCGTGTTGGGTAATGGTGATTTGGGTGTAGCGCTTACCATTAAGGCAACACACTTTTCGGCCAGTGCTAAAGAAAAAATTGAAAAAGCCGGCGGTAAAGCGGTTGTTATTGATTAA
- the rpsK gene encoding 30S ribosomal protein S11, which produces MANKQKLPTVSGEAGATAAAPDKKAYKRKKAKKNVSAGVIHVQATFNNTIITITDTQGNTLAWSSAGAKGFKGSRKSTPFAAQIAGEEAARKAMESGLRSATAVVSGPGSGRESALRACASVGIRILKIQDVTPIPHNGCRPPKRRRV; this is translated from the coding sequence ATGGCAAATAAACAAAAATTACCCACTGTATCGGGAGAAGCTGGTGCAACCGCTGCTGCGCCCGATAAAAAGGCTTATAAAAGGAAGAAGGCAAAAAAGAACGTGTCGGCTGGTGTTATTCACGTGCAGGCTACGTTTAACAACACCATTATCACCATTACCGATACCCAGGGAAACACCTTGGCTTGGAGTTCGGCGGGTGCCAAAGGGTTTAAGGGGTCGCGTAAATCAACTCCTTTTGCTGCCCAAATTGCAGGTGAAGAGGCTGCTCGTAAAGCGATGGAATCCGGTTTGCGTTCTGCTACTGCTGTGGTTTCGGGTCCGGGGTCGGGTCGTGAATCCGCGTTGCGCGCTTGCGCTTCGGTTGGTATTCGCATTTTAAAAATCCAGGATGTAACTCCGATTCCGCACAACGGATGTCGGCCCCCTAAACGGAGGAGAGTATAA
- the rpsE gene encoding 30S ribosomal protein S5: MSEQRNDRNDRNDRNDRNEDVEGPVFTDRVVNISRVAKVVKGGRRFSFSALIVVGDGNGKVGYGLGKAGEVPDAIKKGALRARKNLINVPIVEGTVPHDVLGKYGASKVLMRAAHAGTGVIAGGVSRAVFEAAGIHNILSKCIGPSNPHNVIKATFEGLLSLKLGRAGTAKATRLKRLEVAPVETVEKLFSEVDVEPVVTEPTPDGSATA, from the coding sequence ATGAGCGAACAAAGAAACGATAGAAATGACAGAAATGACAGAAACGACAGAAATGAAGACGTTGAAGGGCCGGTATTTACCGATCGCGTAGTAAATATTTCGCGCGTGGCTAAAGTGGTAAAAGGCGGACGTCGTTTCAGCTTTTCGGCTTTAATTGTAGTGGGCGATGGCAATGGCAAAGTAGGTTATGGTTTGGGTAAAGCTGGTGAAGTTCCTGATGCTATTAAAAAGGGTGCCTTGCGTGCCAGAAAAAATTTAATCAATGTTCCCATTGTAGAAGGTACTGTGCCTCACGATGTGTTGGGTAAATATGGTGCTTCTAAAGTTTTGATGCGTGCCGCTCATGCCGGTACTGGTGTTATTGCTGGTGGTGTGTCGCGTGCTGTATTTGAAGCGGCTGGCATCCATAATATTTTATCCAAATGTATTGGTCCATCTAATCCTCACAACGTGATCAAGGCTACTTTTGAAGGTCTATTAAGTCTTAAGTTAGGTCGTGCTGGTACTGCTAAAGCCACCCGTTTAAAACGTTTAGAAGTGGCTCCTGTAGAAACAGTAGAAAAATTATTTAGCGAAGTGGATGTGGAACCTGTTGTAACAGAACCCACACCCGATGGATCGGCTACAGCTTAA
- the secY gene encoding preprotein translocase subunit SecY, with translation MGVLAKLPELRKRILFTLMMLAVYRIGVFVPTPGIRVEALAKVFSQGTVFEIFNMFSGGALQQFSVIALGIMPYISASIILQLLTVSIPSLQKLSKEEGEYGRKKITQYTRYGTVVLSLIQGFGISVGLERQGVLLPGVGGPMFYITTMLTLAAGTAFLMWLGEQISERGIGNGISLIIFSGIVTRIPGSFRDAWNTKQQFGDFIGFLLLLAFIFIIVSLIVYFERSQRRIPINYAKRVVGNKMYGGQSTHLPLKLNMAGVIPAIFSSSIILFPATLAQFWKNDVMNTLAQVLTSGWFHNLLYVSLIIFFCYFYTAVTFNPLDIAENLKKNGGYVPGIRPGKSTSDYIDRILSRITLGGALYIAGVCILPTLLISQFNIPPGLAQTFGGTSLLIVVGVGMDTIAQIESHLLSRSYEGFLGGKAGKFKGRRS, from the coding sequence ATGGGAGTTTTGGCAAAATTGCCCGAACTCAGAAAAAGAATACTTTTTACGCTGATGATGCTGGCTGTTTATCGCATTGGCGTGTTTGTTCCCACTCCAGGTATTAGGGTGGAGGCCTTGGCTAAGGTTTTTTCGCAAGGTACGGTCTTTGAAATTTTTAATATGTTTTCGGGCGGCGCGCTGCAGCAGTTTTCGGTAATTGCTTTAGGTATTATGCCTTACATCAGCGCGTCCATTATTTTGCAGCTTCTTACGGTATCTATCCCGTCGCTCCAAAAGCTTTCTAAGGAAGAGGGCGAGTACGGGCGTAAAAAGATTACGCAATATACCCGTTACGGCACAGTTGTGTTGTCACTTATTCAGGGTTTTGGCATTAGCGTTGGTTTAGAACGTCAGGGTGTGCTTCTTCCTGGTGTGGGTGGCCCAATGTTCTACATCACAACCATGCTCACATTAGCTGCCGGTACGGCTTTTTTGATGTGGTTGGGAGAACAAATATCGGAACGTGGCATTGGTAACGGTATTTCGCTCATTATCTTTTCTGGTATTGTTACTCGTATTCCGGGCTCTTTTCGCGATGCTTGGAATACAAAGCAGCAATTTGGCGATTTTATCGGCTTTTTGCTCTTGCTTGCTTTTATTTTTATCATTGTGTCACTGATTGTGTACTTTGAAAGAAGCCAGCGTCGTATTCCTATCAACTATGCTAAACGCGTAGTGGGTAACAAAATGTACGGCGGGCAAAGCACGCATTTGCCGCTTAAGTTGAATATGGCGGGTGTAATCCCGGCCATTTTTTCGTCTTCCATTATTTTATTTCCGGCAACACTGGCCCAGTTTTGGAAGAACGATGTGATGAATACCTTAGCCCAGGTGTTAACCTCGGGATGGTTTCATAACTTGCTGTATGTATCGCTTATTATTTTCTTTTGTTATTTTTACACAGCGGTCACGTTTAACCCGCTCGATATTGCAGAAAATTTGAAAAAGAACGGTGGGTATGTGCCAGGGATACGTCCTGGTAAATCAACCTCCGATTATATCGACCGCATTTTAAGCCGTATTACTTTAGGCGGTGCTTTATATATAGCTGGCGTGTGTATTTTACCCACGCTGCTGATTAGCCAGTTTAATATTCCACCAGGACTTGCGCAAACATTTGGTGGAACCTCGCTTTTGATTGTGGTGGGCGTGGGAATGGACACCATTGCCCAAATAGAATCCCATTTACTCTCGCGCAGCTACGAGGGGTTTTTGGGAGGAAAGGCCGGAAAGTTTAAGGGGAGAAGAAGTTGA
- the rplQ gene encoding 50S ribosomal protein L17 yields MRHKVSGRKLGRKTQHRLAMFKNMAASLIMHERIETTLPRAKELRSFADHLITLGKKNDLAARRQSFNFMRSREAVVKLFDTLAPRFADRNGGYTRVLKLGYRLGDSSPMAIIEYLPGTGVHAVPSGDKPKKAAAPKKEKAAKAPKAEKKEKAPKAAKASKEKKSTKKK; encoded by the coding sequence ATGAGACATAAAGTATCTGGACGTAAGTTAGGGCGTAAAACACAACATCGCTTGGCCATGTTTAAAAATATGGCAGCTTCTCTCATTATGCATGAGCGCATTGAAACCACGCTGCCTCGTGCTAAAGAGTTGCGTTCGTTTGCCGATCATCTTATTACCTTGGGTAAAAAGAATGATTTGGCTGCTCGTCGTCAATCGTTTAACTTTATGCGCTCGCGTGAAGCTGTAGTAAAACTTTTTGATACCTTGGCTCCTCGTTTTGCCGACCGTAACGGTGGGTATACCCGCGTTCTTAAATTAGGCTACCGTCTTGGCGATTCATCGCCCATGGCTATTATTGAATATTTGCCCGGTACCGGTGTTCACGCCGTTCCTAGTGGCGATAAACCTAAAAAAGCAGCAGCTCCCAAAAAGGAAAAGGCCGCTAAAGCGCCTAAAGCCGAAAAAAAGGAAAAAGCTCCCAAGGCCGCTAAAGCTTCTAAAGAAAAGAAGTCGACAAAAAAGAAGTAA
- the rplE gene encoding 50S ribosomal protein L5: protein MLEKFYKEQVVPKLKAELGITNIMRLPKLTKIVINSSTSDALQNSKILDTIAADLTVITGQKAVITKAKKSIATFKLREGQAIGCRVTLRRKRMYEFLNRFANVALPRARDFKGLNKRGFDGRGNYTCGITEHIIFPEIVADRIEKSRGMNITFVTTAQNDKEGELLLRALGLPLRT from the coding sequence ATGCTTGAAAAATTTTACAAAGAACAGGTTGTGCCAAAGTTAAAAGCTGAATTGGGTATTACCAATATCATGCGTTTACCTAAGCTTACCAAAATTGTGATCAACAGCTCCACATCGGATGCGCTCCAAAATAGCAAAATTTTGGATACCATTGCCGCTGATTTAACCGTTATTACCGGTCAAAAAGCTGTTATTACCAAGGCTAAAAAATCGATTGCTACCTTCAAATTACGCGAAGGCCAAGCTATTGGTTGCCGCGTGACACTGCGTCGCAAGCGTATGTATGAATTTTTGAATCGTTTCGCCAACGTGGCCTTGCCCCGTGCGCGCGATTTTAAGGGTTTAAATAAACGCGGCTTTGACGGACGTGGTAATTATACCTGTGGTATTACCGAACACATTATTTTCCCTGAAATTGTAGCCGACCGCATTGAAAAAAGCCGCGGCATGAACATTACTTTTGTAACAACCGCCCAAAATGACAAAGAAGGAGAATTGCTCCTTCGTGCATTAGGGCTGCCTTTACGTACTTAA
- the rpsM gene encoding 30S ribosomal protein S13 yields the protein MPRIAGIDIPKNKKIGVALTYIYGIGNSRSENILTEAGINAQQRAEELSDEDVAKIRAIIDAKYPVEGNLRREVALSIKRLMDLGTYRGSRHKKGLPARGQRTKTNSRTRKGPRKTVAGKKKAPTGK from the coding sequence ATGCCAAGAATAGCGGGTATTGATATCCCGAAAAACAAGAAGATTGGAGTGGCGCTTACCTATATTTACGGTATTGGCAACTCCCGTTCGGAGAATATTTTAACAGAAGCAGGGATTAACGCCCAACAGCGTGCCGAAGAATTGTCGGATGAAGACGTGGCCAAAATCCGCGCTATTATCGATGCTAAGTATCCGGTGGAAGGTAACTTGCGTCGTGAAGTAGCCTTAAGTATCAAACGCTTGATGGACTTGGGAACTTACCGCGGCTCGCGTCACAAAAAAGGATTGCCGGCAAGAGGTCAGAGAACAAAAACCAATTCACGTACACGGAAGGGTCCGCGCAAAACAGTTGCCGGTAAGAAAAAAGCCCCAACGGGTAAATAA
- the map gene encoding type I methionyl aminopeptidase, with product MIILKSPDEIEKMAKANRIVATVLLKLKEMVSPGITTDDLDKVANETIKKMGGIPTFVGYRGYPKSLCTSVNEEVVHGIPGKKVLNEGDIIGIDCGATYEGFVGDSAVTVGVGKVSAEAQKLMDVTRVSLDLGIEQVVAGNRIGDIGHAVQQYAEAHGYSVVRDFVGHGIGRQMHEEPQVPNYGEKGTGPRIKVGMVLAIEPMINMGVAEVEVLKDDWTVVTKDRKWSAHFEHSIACTEKGPWILSKI from the coding sequence GTGATTATTCTGAAGTCGCCAGATGAGATTGAAAAAATGGCCAAGGCAAATCGCATTGTGGCCACGGTTCTTTTAAAATTAAAGGAGATGGTGTCTCCCGGTATTACAACCGACGATTTAGATAAAGTAGCCAATGAAACCATTAAAAAAATGGGAGGCATTCCTACTTTTGTGGGTTACCGTGGGTATCCTAAATCACTGTGTACCTCGGTAAACGAGGAAGTGGTTCATGGAATTCCAGGGAAAAAAGTTTTGAATGAAGGAGATATTATAGGAATTGACTGCGGAGCCACATACGAAGGTTTTGTAGGAGATTCGGCTGTAACGGTGGGTGTGGGTAAGGTGAGTGCCGAAGCTCAGAAGTTGATGGATGTGACGCGCGTGAGTTTAGATTTAGGAATTGAGCAAGTAGTAGCCGGTAACCGCATTGGTGATATTGGACACGCGGTTCAGCAGTATGCCGAAGCTCATGGTTATAGTGTAGTACGCGATTTTGTAGGCCATGGTATTGGACGTCAGATGCATGAAGAACCACAGGTTCCTAATTATGGTGAAAAGGGAACCGGCCCGCGTATTAAAGTGGGAATGGTTTTAGCAATTGAACCCATGATCAACATGGGAGTGGCCGAAGTAGAAGTTTTAAAAGATGACTGGACCGTGGTGACCAAAGATAGAAAATGGTCGGCTCATTTTGAACACTCCATCGCCTGTACAGAAAAAGGGCCATGGATATTAAGTAAGATATAA
- the rpmJ gene encoding 50S ribosomal protein L36 gives MKVRSSVKKICENCKIIRRAGRVRVICKTKKHKQRQG, from the coding sequence ATGAAAGTAAGATCATCTGTAAAAAAAATTTGTGAAAACTGCAAAATCATCCGTCGCGCCGGTCGTGTTCGCGTGATTTGTAAAACAAAGAAACATAAACAACGTCAAGGATAA
- a CDS encoding type Z 30S ribosomal protein S14 — protein MAKTSLRIKAARKPKFKVRAYRRCPLCGRSRAYLRRFNMCRLCFRKRAHLGEIPGVTKSSW, from the coding sequence ATGGCTAAAACATCGCTAAGAATTAAAGCAGCAAGAAAACCCAAGTTTAAGGTACGCGCCTATAGAAGATGCCCTTTATGTGGCAGATCACGCGCTTATTTACGGCGCTTTAACATGTGCCGTTTGTGCTTTCGTAAAAGAGCGCATTTAGGTGAAATTCCCGGTGTAACAAAATCCAGCTGGTAA
- the rplR gene encoding 50S ribosomal protein L18 encodes MPKSKLEGRLSRKVRIRKKILGSPECPRLSVYRSLKHVYAQVIDDISGKTLVNASTLKTGKASANKTAAAEVGKLVAEKALAANINRVAFDRNGFRYHGVIKSLADAARESGLKF; translated from the coding sequence ATGCCAAAAAGTAAATTAGAAGGACGTTTGTCCCGTAAAGTTAGAATTCGTAAAAAAATTCTGGGTTCTCCCGAATGCCCCCGTCTTTCGGTGTATCGTAGCTTAAAGCATGTTTATGCTCAGGTTATTGACGATATTTCGGGTAAAACATTGGTAAATGCCAGCACGCTTAAAACCGGCAAGGCTTCTGCTAATAAAACAGCTGCTGCCGAAGTAGGTAAGCTTGTTGCCGAAAAAGCATTGGCTGCCAATATTAACCGTGTTGCTTTCGACCGTAACGGTTTTCGTTACCATGGCGTAATTAAATCTCTGGCCGATGCGGCCCGTGAATCGGGATTAAAATTTTAA
- the rplN gene encoding 50S ribosomal protein L14: MIQMQTMLNSADNSGAKKLFCIKVLGGSKRRYATIGDVIVVAVKEALPNAKVKKGDVKKGVVVRTRKEIRRPDGTYIRFDENSAVLIDNNGEPIGTRIFGPVARELRAKKYMKIISLAPEVL, from the coding sequence ATGATACAAATGCAAACCATGCTTAATTCGGCCGATAACTCTGGTGCAAAAAAACTTTTTTGCATCAAAGTATTAGGCGGAAGTAAAAGACGTTATGCCACCATTGGTGATGTAATTGTTGTGGCTGTAAAAGAAGCCTTACCCAATGCTAAGGTAAAAAAAGGCGATGTAAAAAAAGGAGTAGTGGTGAGAACCCGTAAGGAAATTCGCCGCCCCGATGGTACCTATATTCGCTTTGATGAAAATTCGGCGGTGTTAATTGATAATAACGGCGAGCCTATTGGTACCCGTATTTTTGGGCCCGTGGCCAGAGAATTGCGCGCGAAGAAATATATGAAGATCATTTCGCTCGCTCCGGAGGTATTATAA
- the rpmD gene encoding 50S ribosomal protein L30 — MSGKKIKVKLVHSAIGRTKRQKDTVRGLGFTRLNQTVELVDNPAIRGMIGKVSHLVQVVES; from the coding sequence ATGAGTGGAAAGAAAATTAAAGTTAAATTGGTTCACAGCGCCATTGGCCGCACCAAAAGACAAAAAGATACGGTAAGAGGTTTGGGTTTTACCAGACTTAATCAAACCGTTGAACTGGTTGATAACCCGGCTATTCGCGGGATGATTGGCAAGGTATCGCACCTGGTGCAAGTTGTAGAATCTTAA
- a CDS encoding adenylate kinase has translation MKLILLGPPGSGKGTQSRRICERYKVPQISTGEIFREAIRERTPLGLKAKTYINAGQLVPDQLVIDIIEDRISRQDCKNGFVLDGFPRTVGQAEALSKMANASGVFTISFQVNEDELVKRLSSRRTCKDCGTGYHLLFSPPKKEGKCDQCGGNLYQRDDDKPETIRKRLTVYKNQTAPVSEYYKKLGKLASVDGMGEVNKIFGLIEKAIEDLT, from the coding sequence TTGAAATTGATCCTTCTAGGACCTCCAGGTTCGGGCAAGGGTACCCAGTCGCGCCGCATTTGTGAGCGCTACAAGGTGCCGCAAATTTCAACAGGTGAAATTTTTCGTGAAGCAATTCGCGAGAGAACACCGTTGGGATTGAAAGCCAAAACCTATATTAATGCTGGGCAATTGGTGCCCGATCAGTTGGTCATTGACATTATTGAAGATAGAATTTCACGACAAGACTGTAAAAACGGTTTTGTTTTGGATGGTTTCCCCCGAACGGTGGGACAAGCCGAGGCTTTAAGTAAAATGGCGAATGCGAGTGGGGTTTTTACCATTTCGTTTCAAGTAAACGAAGATGAATTGGTAAAACGCTTGTCAAGCCGCCGTACTTGTAAAGATTGCGGTACTGGTTATCACCTTTTATTTAGCCCTCCTAAAAAGGAAGGAAAGTGTGATCAGTGTGGAGGCAACTTATATCAACGAGATGACGATAAACCCGAAACTATCCGCAAGAGACTTACGGTTTATAAAAACCAAACAGCTCCTGTAAGCGAGTATTACAAAAAGTTGGGAAAACTCGCTTCGGTAGATGGGATGGGAGAAGTAAACAAGATTTTTGGATTGATTGAGAAAGCGATAGAGGATTTGACGTGA
- the rplF gene encoding 50S ribosomal protein L6: protein MSRTGKRPVIIPDKVKVNVANNAVNVEGPQGKLSRPLNALTTVNVDKGQVIVTRKDDSLEAKAAHGLVRALIKNMIEGVSQGFTKILDIEGVGYRAEMKGSTLSMTLGFSHPVDFKVPDGIKIAVEKQTRITVSGPDREKVGQTTANIRGYKPPEPYKGKGIRYADEVIQRKVGKAAASGGAK, encoded by the coding sequence ATGTCGAGAACAGGAAAAAGACCGGTAATTATCCCGGATAAAGTAAAAGTAAATGTGGCTAACAATGCTGTTAACGTTGAAGGGCCTCAGGGTAAATTAAGCCGCCCTTTAAATGCCTTAACCACGGTTAACGTAGACAAAGGTCAAGTTATTGTTACCCGCAAGGATGATAGTCTTGAAGCCAAAGCCGCCCATGGTTTGGTACGTGCCCTCATCAAAAATATGATTGAAGGTGTTTCTCAAGGTTTTACCAAAATTTTAGATATTGAAGGCGTGGGTTACAGAGCTGAAATGAAGGGCAGTACGCTCAGCATGACACTTGGTTTCTCACACCCCGTTGATTTTAAAGTACCCGACGGTATTAAGATTGCCGTTGAAAAACAAACCCGCATTACGGTGAGTGGACCTGACCGTGAAAAAGTGGGGCAAACCACCGCCAATATTCGCGGCTACAAACCTCCCGAACCTTACAAGGGTAAGGGGATTCGTTATGCCGACGAAGTGATCCAACGTAAAGTGGGTAAGGCTGCGGCCAGTGGAGGAGCTAAGTAA